A stretch of bacterium DNA encodes these proteins:
- a CDS encoding anti-CBASS Acb1 family protein produces the protein MARTKKSAAAPVAPVADGWSNIITGLGDALHDRRLSTTWVTTTDLPADTITGLLAGNWLAQRICSLIAEQSLRLRPEVDSALWTRFEALNRHELHPQGVLHQALVQGRAYGGALLIGGFRYGAPEEPLGPRTDLLWLDTAAWPDLTVVERETDANSPRYGLPSVVRVVGTHARRGLTVHMSRCILCTGLPRGRPDPKSILPWLSVLQPVYQVLQDYGLSWDSVGTLLSELSVGVLKMRGLPAQLSASNLQAFQNRLAAISMGRSVAKTLFLDLEEEFSRTEVTLQALPQLMQQVSLRMAGAAQMPATLLFGQEPAGLSATGESDMRQWYDRCGAYRENEVTPKLARLLEWIGGKPVDLSWPPLWQPTAIEAAQLRKAQAEGDEIWYRMGVMRPDEIAKSRARDRSLGVEIDPNAPREIEATDEPEAEEEDTPDNAEQPQE, from the coding sequence GTGGCTAGAACTAAGAAAAGCGCAGCTGCCCCCGTTGCCCCTGTTGCCGACGGCTGGTCCAACATCATCACAGGTCTCGGTGACGCCCTGCACGATCGGCGCCTGTCCACTACGTGGGTAACCACGACCGATCTGCCAGCGGACACGATCACAGGTTTGCTGGCGGGAAACTGGCTGGCGCAACGGATCTGCTCGCTGATTGCTGAGCAGTCCCTGCGCCTGCGTCCCGAAGTGGATTCCGCGCTGTGGACTCGTTTCGAGGCCCTAAATCGCCACGAGTTGCACCCCCAAGGGGTGCTGCATCAGGCACTCGTGCAGGGGCGGGCCTACGGGGGGGCTCTGCTGATTGGCGGCTTCCGCTACGGGGCTCCCGAGGAGCCGCTAGGGCCTCGGACTGACCTGCTGTGGCTGGATACTGCAGCCTGGCCCGATCTCACGGTAGTCGAGCGAGAGACGGACGCAAACAGCCCCCGCTATGGGCTGCCTTCGGTCGTGCGTGTGGTGGGGACGCATGCACGACGAGGGCTGACGGTGCACATGTCCCGATGCATCCTGTGCACGGGCCTGCCACGAGGTAGGCCAGACCCGAAATCAATCCTGCCGTGGCTGAGCGTGCTGCAGCCGGTCTACCAGGTCCTGCAGGACTACGGGCTGTCTTGGGATAGCGTGGGGACGCTGCTGAGCGAGCTGAGTGTCGGCGTGCTCAAGATGCGCGGGCTGCCAGCGCAGCTGTCCGCCAGCAATCTGCAGGCCTTCCAAAATCGCCTGGCCGCCATCTCGATGGGGAGGAGCGTCGCCAAGACGCTGTTCCTCGATCTAGAGGAGGAGTTCAGTCGCACGGAGGTCACGCTGCAGGCGCTGCCACAGCTCATGCAGCAGGTGTCCCTGCGCATGGCTGGGGCCGCTCAGATGCCTGCTACGCTGCTGTTTGGCCAGGAGCCTGCTGGGCTGTCGGCGACGGGAGAGAGTGACATGCGGCAGTGGTACGATCGCTGCGGGGCATACCGGGAGAACGAGGTCACTCCCAAATTGGCTCGGCTGCTCGAGTGGATCGGCGGCAAGCCAGTCGATCTGTCGTGGCCGCCCCTGTGGCAGCCGACGGCGATTGAGGCGGCGCAGTTGCGCAAGGCACAGGCGGAGGGGGATGAGATCTGGTACCGCATGGGTGTCATGCGCCCTGACGAGATCGCAAAATCCCGCGCGCGGGACAGATCGCTAGGTGTGGAGATTGACCCGAATGCCCCCCGAGAAATCGAAGCCACTGACGAGCCCGAAGCCGAAGAAGAAGACACGCCCGACAATGCCGAGCAGCCACAGGAGTAG
- the terL gene encoding phage terminase large subunit, with protein MDPRIGAAVAELVRRRGLYDFVKRFWHTVEPAEFVGNWHLQAICCALQAVSLRRINRLVINVPPGTGKSLLTSVFWPAWQWTWQPEHKWLCTGYSPRLVARDAKRCMRIVQSPLYRAAWPGVEFTESVPAVSELHTTAGGLRVSLQIGGGITGWHGDTLICDDPLKAADASSIAKIEAVNDTWKTVAATRRANPKRHAVVLIMQRLADNDLAAEELATGAEHLCLPMRYVPDCPWDRGLSLGKLDPRTKTGELLFPERFPESAVRELERALETPQNISAQLQQNPVPASGAFFEDAWFRTWTELPTRWRLQVVQSWDFNVGETRDPQAASRVHGALWAWCEGRYFLLDEVSGTWNYPEAKRQFLAAQRRTVAGIGWREAECVLIECKANGAPLIAEMREEHPGMVISPISPHEPKELRARRHSARVEAGQVYLPDEPWAGEFRAELVRFPKQKHNDRVDTTTQALDYMAAPNGLAQWGSIGEA; from the coding sequence TTGGACCCGAGGATAGGCGCAGCTGTTGCTGAGTTGGTTCGTAGGCGTGGCCTGTATGACTTCGTCAAGCGCTTCTGGCATACTGTCGAGCCAGCCGAATTCGTGGGCAATTGGCATCTCCAGGCGATCTGCTGTGCGTTGCAGGCCGTGTCCCTGCGGCGAATCAACAGGCTCGTGATCAACGTGCCCCCGGGCACGGGAAAGAGCTTGCTGACCTCCGTGTTCTGGCCGGCGTGGCAGTGGACCTGGCAGCCAGAGCACAAGTGGCTCTGCACGGGCTACTCGCCTCGCCTCGTGGCTCGTGATGCGAAGCGGTGCATGCGGATTGTGCAATCCCCGCTATATCGAGCGGCATGGCCGGGGGTGGAGTTTACTGAGTCAGTGCCTGCCGTGTCGGAGTTGCACACCACGGCAGGCGGATTGCGGGTGTCGCTGCAGATTGGTGGAGGGATCACCGGCTGGCACGGGGACACGCTGATTTGCGACGATCCTTTGAAAGCGGCTGATGCGAGCAGCATTGCGAAAATCGAGGCCGTCAACGATACGTGGAAAACCGTGGCGGCGACTCGGCGGGCCAACCCCAAGCGGCATGCCGTCGTGCTGATCATGCAGCGGCTGGCGGACAACGATCTGGCTGCGGAGGAGCTGGCTACCGGCGCCGAGCACCTGTGTCTGCCAATGCGTTACGTGCCCGATTGCCCGTGGGACCGGGGGCTTTCGCTGGGAAAGCTGGATCCACGCACCAAGACCGGCGAGCTGCTGTTCCCCGAGCGGTTCCCCGAGTCGGCCGTGCGCGAGCTTGAAAGGGCGCTTGAGACGCCGCAAAACATCTCGGCGCAGCTGCAGCAAAATCCGGTGCCCGCGTCGGGTGCCTTCTTCGAAGATGCCTGGTTCCGCACGTGGACTGAATTGCCGACACGCTGGCGGCTGCAAGTCGTGCAGAGCTGGGATTTCAACGTGGGCGAGACGAGGGACCCGCAGGCTGCCTCTCGCGTCCATGGAGCGCTGTGGGCCTGGTGTGAGGGTCGGTACTTCCTTCTTGATGAGGTCTCAGGTACGTGGAACTATCCCGAGGCCAAGCGGCAGTTCCTGGCCGCGCAACGGCGCACAGTGGCCGGGATCGGGTGGCGAGAAGCGGAGTGCGTGCTGATCGAGTGCAAGGCGAATGGCGCCCCCCTGATTGCCGAGATGCGAGAGGAGCACCCGGGCATGGTGATCAGCCCGATCAGCCCGCACGAGCCGAAGGAGCTGCGGGCGCGCCGGCACTCAGCCCGTGTCGAGGCAGGCCAGGTGTATCTGCCAGACGAGCCCTGGGCTGGGGAATTCCGCGCCGAATTGGTGCGATTTCCCAAGCAGAAGCACAACGATCGCGTGGACACCACTACGCAGGCGCTGGATTACATGGCCGCCCCCAACGGCCTGGCACAGTGGGGGAGCATAGGAGAGGCATGA
- a CDS encoding DNA adenine methylase, with amino-acid sequence MGSKRRIAPFIVSIIAERVGMSGVLHEPFCGGANFTSAWPGPVFATDARCEMIAFWKAIQQGWEPPLMTREDYDFAKANPRHDPKMTAWAAVNGFRSKWFGGFDGKSCAGVIKRGPRAGEYCNRSPSLVMRRTNVLRQAPSLPADRVLFAAGDYSDFDSVSVSCVYCDPPYFGTTGYGQKFDHARFWLWAMIRSSTVPVFVSERFAPAGWQLVWERDTLNRTSTAHNKRKVERLFYRGPEHLHTLQAARGM; translated from the coding sequence ATGGGTTCCAAGCGGCGAATCGCACCGTTCATCGTGTCGATCATTGCAGAGCGTGTTGGCATGTCGGGGGTTTTGCATGAACCCTTTTGCGGCGGGGCGAATTTCACGTCGGCGTGGCCAGGTCCTGTTTTCGCTACCGATGCGCGATGCGAAATGATCGCGTTTTGGAAGGCGATACAGCAGGGCTGGGAACCGCCCTTGATGACGCGCGAAGACTACGATTTCGCCAAGGCGAATCCGCGCCACGATCCGAAGATGACGGCGTGGGCCGCGGTGAATGGATTCAGAAGTAAATGGTTCGGGGGCTTCGATGGCAAAAGTTGCGCTGGTGTGATCAAGCGCGGACCGCGCGCTGGAGAGTACTGTAACCGGTCGCCTTCCCTTGTCATGCGGCGCACGAACGTTCTCCGCCAGGCACCGTCCCTTCCCGCGGACCGCGTGTTGTTCGCCGCTGGGGATTATTCGGATTTCGATTCTGTATCAGTGTCATGCGTCTACTGTGATCCTCCGTATTTTGGCACGACTGGTTACGGGCAGAAATTTGATCATGCTCGTTTTTGGCTGTGGGCAATGATCCGATCGAGCACAGTGCCAGTGTTCGTGTCGGAGCGATTTGCGCCTGCAGGGTGGCAGCTCGTGTGGGAGCGGGATACGCTGAATCGCACGAGCACCGCGCATAACAAGCGCAAGGTCGAGCGTCTTTTCTACCGTGGTCCTGAACACCTGCACACCTTGCAGGCAGCAAGGGGCATGTGA